The following proteins are encoded in a genomic region of Cryptomeria japonica chromosome 11, Sugi_1.0, whole genome shotgun sequence:
- the LOC131859898 gene encoding BON1-associated protein 2-like: protein MRTYANVWSDPTNRNSTRVDRHGGSYPTWNDKFHMDVSKCFLQQKGSTLLIQIYTKTLLGKKRVGSARVPYADILEGFTKPDSIHFLSYRIRSRNGRPRGTLDLSLRFLDKIDQSLGPSRPQSEIKFPSFPSRSRINASSNGECNNGAVNSFAIGIPISQISYARPSQIFPHNSMYSESHNNCNGYYK from the coding sequence ATGCGTACGTATGCAAATGTATGGAGCGACCCCACTAATCGAAATTCCACGCGAGTAGATCGCCATGGTGGCAGTTATCCGACGTGGAACGACAAGTTTCATATGGACGTCAGCAAGTGCTTCCTCCAGCAAAAGGGCTCCACTCTGCTCATACAAATCTACACTAAAACTCTGCTGGGCAAAAAGAGAGTGGGAAGCGCCCGAGTGCCCTACGCCGACATTTTGGAGGGATTTACCAAGCCCGATTCAATTCATTTTCTGAGCTATCGAATTAGGAGTCGAAATGGCAGACCTCGGGGTACTCTTGATTTGTCCCTCAGATTTCTGGACAAAATTGATCAGTCTCTAGGCCCTTCAAGACCTCAATCTGAGATCAAGTTTCCGTCGTTTCCTTCAAGGTCGAGAATAAATGCAAGCTCAAATGGTGAGTGTAATAATGGAGCGGTGAATAGCTTTGCAATTGGCATTCCCATCTCGCAGATTTCGTATGCCCGCCCTTCCCAAATTTTCCCACATAATTCAATGTATTCAGAGTCGCATAATAATTGCAATGGCTACTACAAATAA
- the LOC131046534 gene encoding BON1-associated protein 2: MDKVAFEIVIISAHDLKSVTNFGRAMRTYANVWSDSTTRNSTRVDRHGGSYPTWNDKFHMDVSKCFLQQKGSTLLIQIYTKTLLGKKRVGSARVPYADILEGFTKPDSIHFLSYRIRSRNGRPRGTLDLSLRFLDKIDQSLCPSRPQSEIKFPSFPSRSRINASSNGDCNWPQRQRAANNRAMNGYVTGIPASQFSYGSATLVSNPYPY; this comes from the coding sequence ATGGATAAGGTTGCATTCGAGATTGTGATAATCTCTGCTCATGATCTGAAAAGCGTGACAAACTTTGGAAGGGCGATGCGTACGTACGCAAATGTATGGAGCGACTCCACTACTCGAAACTCCACGCGAGTAGATCGCCACGGTGGCAGTTATCCGACTTGGAACGACAAGTTTCATATGGACGTCAGCAAATGCTTCCTCCAGCAAAAGGGCTCCACTCTGCTCATACAAATCTACACTAAAACTCTGCTGGGCAAAAAGAGAGTGGGAAGCGCCCGAGTGCCCTACGCCGACATTTTGGAGGGATTTACCAAGCCCGATTCAATTCATTTTCTGAGCTATCGAATTAGGAGTCGAAATGGCAGACCTCGGGGTACCCTCGATTTGTCCCTCAGATTTCTGGACAAAATTGATCAGTCTCTATGCCCTTCAAGACCTCAATCTGAGATCAAGTTTCCGTCTTTTCCTTCAAGGTCGAGAATAAATGCAAGCTCAAATGGTGACTGCAATTGGCCACAGCGACAGAGAGCCGCTAATAACAGAGCGATGAATGGCTATGTAACTGGCATTCCCGCCTCACAATTTTCATATGGCAGTGCCACTCTCGTTTCAAATCCATACCCCTACTAA